In one window of Helianthus annuus cultivar XRQ/B chromosome 17, HanXRQr2.0-SUNRISE, whole genome shotgun sequence DNA:
- the LOC110923863 gene encoding syntaxin-124, whose translation MNDLFSNSFKQYQDLKRQAYVDDMEAGGGVGKETIDLDKFFHDVENVNDDMMVVNKLYKKLQESHEESKMVQNANKMKLLRSKMDSDFTHLLKTMKVIKGKLEALEKSNVEHRKIPGCGPGSSADRTRTSVVSGLGKKLKTMMDDFQELRTQINDEYKETIGRRYFTITGEKANDELIESLISSGNGEDLLQKAIQEQGRGLIMDTISEIQERHDAIIHIEKNLIELHQIFLDMAVLVEAQGQQLNDIESHVAHASSFVRLGAEQIVEAKELQKSSRKRTCIAVILILTIVICIMFFFLLLPKLLNLE comes from the coding sequence ATGAATGATTTATTTTCCAATTCCTTTAAGCAATATCAAGACTTAAAGAGACAAGCATATGTTGATGACATGGAGGCCGGTGGTGGTGTTGGAAAAGAAACAATTGATCTCGACAAGTTCTTCCACGATGTAGAGAACGTGAACGATGATATGATGGTTGTCAACAAGCTCTACAAGAAGCTACAAGAGTCACATGAGGAAAGCAAGATGGTCCAAAATGCTAATAAGATGAAGTTGCTTAGATCTAAGATGGATTCGGATTTTACACACTTGTTGAAGACAATGAAGGTCATCAAGGGCAAGCTAGAGGCCCTTGAAAAGTCTAACGTTGAACATCGCAAGATCCCAGGTTGTGGGCCTGGATCATCAGCTGATCGAACGCGCACTTCAGTTGTTAGTGGTTTGGGTAAAAAACTTAAGACCATGATGGATGACTTTCAAGAATTACGGACCCAAATAAATGACGAGTACAAGGAGACTATCGGAAGAAGATACTTTACCATCACTGGTGAGAAAGCCAACGATGAGTTAATCGAGAGCTTAATATCTAGTGGGAATGGAGAAGATTTGCTTCAAAAAGCAATCCAAGAACAAGGTCGGGGACTAATTATGGACACGATTTCTGAAATTCAAGAAAGACATGATGCTATTATTCATATCGAGAAGAATCTAATTGAACTACACCAAATCTTCTTAGACATGGCCGTGCTAGTAGAGGCCCAAGGACAACAACTGAACGACATTGAAAGTCATGTGGCGCATGCAAGTTCTTTTGTACGACTTGGGGCCGAGCAAATAGTAGAAGCTAAAGAGTTGCAAAAGAGCTCGAGAAAACGTACTTGCATCGCCGTGATCCTCATCCTTACTATTGTAATTTGTATTATGTTTTTCTTCCTTTTGTTACcaaaattgttaaatttagagtaa
- the LOC110923862 gene encoding QWRF motif-containing protein 3, translating to MISDQTRRQKSREVSSRYLSTTVAPPSPPLGFNHNNHPVTSPNHHNPKPKQKHKHTGFIRGLWPSSASKNDLKRSENTPVLSKQKSCTEFRHSEKIKNTRNSLKEHNTPVFGNRSMRFTGKFLFPGRPSMSSKNSSNIFDLDQSILPGRLSVDENALRRRSDSLSDNSEVNSEANSEASDVNSPYTTGRKSLASYMAPTLSSRKLAVDVPRCISPSISMHNSPKGSKVKRTMKRGDSLSKTSLEMEWGSSPSRSLGSPLFSSSKPPTSSAKGKKNLLHIGLDLIKGKKGGSKLQSPLGSDGGTNNMENVHRLRLMQNSLMQWRYVNARAEHVHESLAAQSEKKLFCGTKSVAKLRESVLQKSLQVQKEKQEVKLNLILHSQIKMLEAWRNIERSHMLDVSVIKDYLHAVVCTIPLIEGAKVDLESATMAFEDTSHMVATIQSMLSSVSPMAHETMVTLSELADVVTQEKLLLEECFEHLEIISTLEIQERNLRCGIITMDSSDEQQQQKE from the exons ATGATCTCCGATCAAACTCGCCGGCAAAAGTCTAGAGAAGTAAGCTCTCGCTACCTTTCTACCACCGTAGCACCACCCTCACCACCACTAGGGTTCAACCACAACAACCACCCTGTAACTTCTCCTAACCACCACAAcccaaaaccaaaacaaaaacataaacacACAGGTTTCATCCGCGGACTTTGGCCTTCTTCCGCTTCCAAAAATGACCTCAAAAGATCCGAAAACACGCCGGTTCTTAGTAAACAAAAGAGCTGTACGGAGTTCAGGCATTCGGAGAAAATAAAGAACACTAGAAACAGCTTAAAGGAGCATAACACTCCGGTTTTTGGTAACCGGTCGATGCGGTTTACCGGGAAATTTTTATTTCCCGGTAGACCGTCCATGTCATCGAAGAATTCATCAAACATCTTTGACCTGGATCAAAGTATACTTCCTGGAAGGTTATCCGTAGACGAAAACGCTCTTCGTCGAAGATCAGATTCATTATCGGATAATTCGGAAGTGAATTCAGAAGCGAATTCGGAAGCTAGTGATGTTAATTCTCCGTATACAACTGGAAGAAAGTCTCTAGCGTCGTATATGGCGCCTACATTGAGTTCTAGAAAACTTGCAGTTGATGTTCCAAGGTGCATTAGCCCATCAATATCCATGCATAATTCTCCCAAGGGTTCTAAGGTTAAGAGGACAATGAAAAGGGGGGATTCGTTGTCGAAAACTTCGTTGGAAATGGAGTGGGGGTCGTCCCCATCGCGATCCCTGGGATCGCCGTTGTTTTCTAGCTCGAAGCCGCCTACTTCTTCGGCTAAGGGTAAGAAGAATCTTTTGCATATTGGTTTGGATTTGATCAAGGGGAAGAAAGGGGGTTCCAAGTTGCAGTCTCCTTTGGGTTCGGATGGTGGTACGAATAATATGGAGAATGTTCATCGGTTGCGGTTGATGCAGAATAGTTTGATGCAATGGAGGTATGTGAATGCTAGAGCAGAACATGTTCATGAGAGCTTAGCTGCTCAATCTGAG AAGAAGTTATTTTGTGGAACCAAAAGTGTGGCAAAGCTGCGGGAATCAGTGTTACAAAAAAGTTTGCAAGTACAAAAAGAGAAACAAGAAGTAAAGCTCAATTTGATCCTACATTCTCAA ATTAAAATGTTGGAGGCATGGCGAAACATTGAAAGGAGTCACATGTTAGATGTTTCTGTTATAAAAGATTACTTACATGCAGTTGTATGTACGATACCCCTTATTGAAGGAGCCAAG GTGGATCTTGAATCGGCTACAATGGCTTTCGAAGACACATCACATATGGTTGCCACAATCCAGTCGATGTTGTCTTCAGTTTCTCCGATG GCTCATGAAACCATGGTCACACTTTCGGAGCTAGCGGATGTTGTAACTCAGGAGAAGTTGTTGCTAGAAGAATGCTTTGAGCATTTAGAAATCATTTCAACATTGGAG ATTCAAGAGAGAAACTTGAGGTGTGGCATTATTACCATGGATTCATCAGATGAACAACAGCAACAAAAGGAGTAG